In the Agrococcus beijingensis genome, CCTGGGTCGACGTCGCGCAGTCGTACTTCGACCCGGCCGACTCGATCATCCCGATGGATGTCGCCTACCCGCCATCGGTGACGGTGCAGGAGGCCAACGAGGCCGGCCAGATCGAGATGCGCAACTCGCAGTCGGCGGCGATCGCCGCCGCGCTGATCCACGAGGGCGAGGAGGTGGTCAGCGACGTCCGCGTCGCGGGGGTGATCGCCGGCACCCCTGCCGACGGCGTGCTGCGCGAGGGCGACCGCATCGTCCGCGTCAACGGCGCGACCGCCTACGACGTCTGGTCGATCCGCGCGTCCATCGCGGCGGCCCCCGGCGCGAGCACCTTCGACATCGAGCGCGAGGGCCAGCCGCTGACGCTCGAGGTGACGCCCGCCGTCGACGGCGAGTCCCGCATCGTCGGCATCTACCCGTCGAACGAGTTCACGTTCCCGTTCCAGGTCGACATCCAGCTGCCGAACGTGGGCGGCCCCAGCGCCGGCATGATGTTCGCGCTCGGCATCATCGACGAGATCACTCCCGGCGCCATGACGGCGGGCACCCGCTGGGCAGGCACCGGCACCATCTCGGCCCTCGGCGAGGTCGGCCCGATCGGCGGCATCGTGCAGAAGATGCACGGCGCGGTCGATGCCGGCGCCTCGCACTTCCTCGCACCGGCCGGCAACTGCGCCGACGTCGTCGGCCATGTGCCCGACGGCCTGACGGTCTTCTCCGCGGCGACGCTCGACGAGGCCGTCACGGCGATCGAGACGGTCGCGATGAACGCCGACACCTCGGGGCTGCCCACCTGCGGCTGATGCTCGCCGCACTGGCCGGGTGCTCATAGGGACGACGGATACGATGGCGGCACTGCCCGACCAGCCCTCTTGGAGCAACACGACGTGTCCGCGTACCCCGAACGACCCATGCCGACCACTGCTCCGAGGAGGCAGAGGCCTTCGCCCCTGCTGATCACGGTGCTGATCGTGGCGGCGATCATCGGAGCGTTCGTGCTCTTCTCCGGCTTCTACGCTGATGTGCTCTGGTTCGACCAGCTCGGGTTCCTGCAGGTGCTGCAGACGCGCTGGGTCTCGATGCTGGTGATGTTCCTCATCGGCTTCGTCGCCATGGCGGTGCCGCTGGCGATCAGCGTGCAGGTGGCCTTCCGCTCGCGGCCGGTCTACGCGCAGCTGAACTCGCAGCTCGACCGCTACCAGGAGCTCGTCGAGCCGCTGCGCAAGGTCGGCATGTGGGCGGCACCGGCGGTGCTGGGCCTGTTCGCCGGCATCGCCTCGGCCTCGCAGTGGGAGACGGCGCAGCTGTGGCTCAACCGCCAGAGCTTCGGCGAGGTCGACCCCCAGTTCGGCCTCGACATCGGCTTCTACGTCTTCGAGCTGCCGTTCTACCAGCAGATCATCGGCTTCACGCTCGCCGTGCTCTTCATCAGCCTCGTCGCGTCGCTCGCGACGGCCTACCTCTACGGCGCGATCCGCGTCACGGGCCGCGAGTTCCGCATCTCCCGCTCGGCACGCGTGCAGCTCGCCGTCATCGGCGCGCTCTACATGATCGCCCTCGGCGCCTCGATCTGGCTCGGCCAGTACGCCGCGCTCACGCAGACCTCGCAGGGCTTCCTCGCGACCGGCGCCGGCTACACCGAGGTGAACGCCACGATCCCCGGCGCGCAGATCATGGCGGGCATCGCGGCGCTGGTCGCCGTCTTCTTCATCGTCACGGCGGTCATCGGCCGCTGGCGCATCGCGATCGTCGGCACGGCGCTGCTGATCGCGGCATCGCTGGTGGTGGGCATCGCCTACCCGGCCATCGTGCAGCGCTTCCAGGTCGACCCGAGCCCGGTCAACTTCGAGACTGAGTACATCCAGCGCAACATCGACGCGACGCGCAGCGCCTGGGGCGTCGACGCCATGGTCGAGACCCCGTCCGACGCGCGTACCGACGCCGAGCCCGGCGCGCTCCGGGCCGACGCCGAGACGACTGCGAACATCCGCATCATCGACCCCGCGCTGGTCACCGATGCGTTCGCGAACCTGCAGGAGTACCGGCCGTACTACGGCTTCCCCGAGCAGCTCGACGTCGACCGCTACGAGATCGACGGCGAGACGACCGACACCGTGATCGCGGTGCGCGAGCTCGACCTGTCGGGCCTCGATGAAGACAGCTGGTACAACCGCCACATCCGCTACACCCACGGCTACGGCGTCGTCGCGGCCTACGGCAACCAGCGCGGCCCCGAGGGCCAGCCGGTGTTCCTCCAGGCGGGCATCCCCACCGATGGTGCGCTCGGCGAGTACGAGCCGCGCGTCTACTTCGGCGAATCCACGCCCGACTACTCGATCGTGGGGGCGCCGGAGGCGACCGATCCGGTGGAGCTCGACTATCCGCGCTCGACCGAGGAGGGCAGCGGCAACGCCGAGACGACCTTCACCGGCGAGGGCGGCCCGAAGCTCGACAGCATCCTCAACCGGCTCGTCTACGCGATGAAGTTCCAGTCCGAGCAGATCATCCTCTCCGACGCGGTGAACGACGACTCGCAGATCCTCTACGACCGCCACCCGCGCGACCGCGTCGCCGCGGTGGCGCCCTACCTGACGCTCGACACCGACACGTACCCCGCGGTCGTCGACGAGCGCCTGGTCTGGATCGTCGACGGCATGACGACCTCGTCGACGGTGCCGTACTCGACGCACCGCTCGATCGCGCAGACCATCGCCGACACCACGAACCCCGCCCCGGGCTTCACGGCAGACGACGTCGTCAACTACATGCGCAACTCGGTGAAGGCGGTCGTGGATGCGTACGACGGCTCGGTCACGCTGTACGCCTGGGACACCGAGGATCCGATCCTCAAGGCCTGGCAGCAGATCTACCCCGGCACCATCCGTCCGATGGAGGAGATGTCTGGCGATCTGATGAGTCACGTGCGCTACCCGGCCGACATGTTCAAGCTGCAGCGCAACATCCTCGGCGACTACCACGTCACGAACCCGGCCACGTTCTTCTCCGGCGACGACCAGTGGTCGACGCCCGCCGACCCGACGTGGTCGAACGAGCAGGTCGCAGCGCCGCCGCAGCCCCCGTACTACCTGACGATGTCGGTCGACGGGCAGGATCCGGCGTTCACGCTGTACTCGACGTTCATCCCGCGCGATGGTCGTGAGGTGCTCTACGGCTACCTGTCGGTGAACGCGGATGCCGGAGGCACGGCAGGGGAGGTGGCCGACACCTACGGCCAGCTCACGCTGCAGATGCTGCCGAAGGACAGATCGATCCCTGGCCCCGGTCAGGTGCAGAACACCTTCGACACCGATGACGAGGTCTCGCGCGAGCTGAACCTGCTGCGCCAGGGCGCGTCCGACGTGCTGAACGGCAACCTGCTGACGCTGCCGGTCGGCGGCGGCCTGCTCTACGTGCAACCCGTCTACCTGCAGTCGACCGGTGCCACCTCCTACCCGGTGCTGCGCAAGATCCTGGTGGCCTTCGGCGACGACATCGCCTTCGAGGACACGCTCGACGAGGCCCTCGACTCGCTGTTCGGTGGCGACTCGGGTGCTGATGCCGGCGACTCGGGCGTGGATCCGACGACCGAGGAGCCGACCGATCCTGGTGCCGAGCCCGGTGTGGACACCGACCTCGAGGCGCAGCTCGACTCCTCCCTGCAGGCGGCCGTGACGGCCATGCAGGAGCGCCAGGCGGCCTACGCCTCGGGCGACGTGGTGGCGGCTGCGGAGGCCGATGTGCGGCTGACGTCGGCGCTGCAGCAGGCGGTCGACATCTCGGCGCAGATCGACGGCACGGCCGTGCCCGAGGGCACGGCACCCGAGGGCGCGGCACCCGAGCAGTCGGCACCGGCCGAGGAGCCCGCTCCCGAGGAGTCGACCGCTCCGTAGCGGCCCGATTTGCCGAACCCCGCGGCACCTGGTAACGTCTCTTCTTGTGCCGCGGGGTGGAGCAGCTCGGTAGCTCGCCGGGCTCATAACCCGGAGGTCGCAGGTTCAAATCCTGTCCCCGCAACAAGAAGTCCGCGTACTGCGGCACATGGAAGAGGCCCCCGCAAGGGGGCCTCTTCTGCATCTCCCGGGCAACCGAGCAGGGTCCGGGCGCCGATTCGTCTCTAGGCTCGCGCCATGGCACGCTTCTCGTTCTCCCGCTCCGTCGACATCGCAGCCCCTCGAGAGCGAGTGCACGCGTTCGTCGACGACTTCCACGAGTGGACCGCCTGGTCGCCCTGGGAGGGCGTCGATCCCCGGCTCGAGCGCCGCTACTCCGGCGCCGAGCGGGGCACGGGCGCCGAGTACGGCTGGAGCGGCAATCGCCGGGCCGGCCAGGGCTCGATGCTGATCCGCTCCTCGTCGCCGGAGCGCATCGACGTCGAGCTGCGCTTCACGAAGCCCTTCAAGGCGACGAACGACACCCGCTTCGACTTCGCCGACACCCCCGGCGGCACGCGCGTGACCTGGACGATGTCGGGCGAGAACCGCGGCCTCTCCGCGCTGATCTGGAAGCTGATGCCCATGGAGCGCGAGCTCGGCAAGCAGTTCGAGCAGGGCCTCCGCGACATGAAGGCGGCGGCGGAGTCCGGGCGGGCGTGAGCGGCGCCGCCAAGGCGTGACCCGCGGCACGGGGGCCGGGCGTCGCACCCGTCTCGCCGTGCGCGGCATCGCCCGCGCCGCCCGCGCCTCGGGGCAGGCTGCGACTGACGGGGCCTACTCGAAGAGCCCGCCGAGGCCGCCGCCGCTCGAGCCGCCGCCGTTGGAGCCGGAGATCTGCTGCCGGCCCTCGCTCGGCTGCACGACCACGAACCCCGGCCCGTGGAACGCGAGCTGGAACGCCTCGCCGGTGCCGCCGCGCAGCAGCGAGCGCATGTTCATCGAGTTCACGACGCTCGGCTGCAGGTTCGAC is a window encoding:
- a CDS encoding YlbL family protein; this translates as MSEPAGNTPILPSAVREHHARRPRFADLRPRRMRRAGWAALAAAGVGSLALAFVPSPYVVEVPGPTFDTLGSTEAGELIVVEGTETYPTEGELRLLTVAYFGNPQRPLSWVDVAQSYFDPADSIIPMDVAYPPSVTVQEANEAGQIEMRNSQSAAIAAALIHEGEEVVSDVRVAGVIAGTPADGVLREGDRIVRVNGATAYDVWSIRASIAAAPGASTFDIEREGQPLTLEVTPAVDGESRIVGIYPSNEFTFPFQVDIQLPNVGGPSAGMMFALGIIDEITPGAMTAGTRWAGTGTISALGEVGPIGGIVQKMHGAVDAGASHFLAPAGNCADVVGHVPDGLTVFSAATLDEAVTAIETVAMNADTSGLPTCG
- a CDS encoding UPF0182 family protein, with the protein product MPTTAPRRQRPSPLLITVLIVAAIIGAFVLFSGFYADVLWFDQLGFLQVLQTRWVSMLVMFLIGFVAMAVPLAISVQVAFRSRPVYAQLNSQLDRYQELVEPLRKVGMWAAPAVLGLFAGIASASQWETAQLWLNRQSFGEVDPQFGLDIGFYVFELPFYQQIIGFTLAVLFISLVASLATAYLYGAIRVTGREFRISRSARVQLAVIGALYMIALGASIWLGQYAALTQTSQGFLATGAGYTEVNATIPGAQIMAGIAALVAVFFIVTAVIGRWRIAIVGTALLIAASLVVGIAYPAIVQRFQVDPSPVNFETEYIQRNIDATRSAWGVDAMVETPSDARTDAEPGALRADAETTANIRIIDPALVTDAFANLQEYRPYYGFPEQLDVDRYEIDGETTDTVIAVRELDLSGLDEDSWYNRHIRYTHGYGVVAAYGNQRGPEGQPVFLQAGIPTDGALGEYEPRVYFGESTPDYSIVGAPEATDPVELDYPRSTEEGSGNAETTFTGEGGPKLDSILNRLVYAMKFQSEQIILSDAVNDDSQILYDRHPRDRVAAVAPYLTLDTDTYPAVVDERLVWIVDGMTTSSTVPYSTHRSIAQTIADTTNPAPGFTADDVVNYMRNSVKAVVDAYDGSVTLYAWDTEDPILKAWQQIYPGTIRPMEEMSGDLMSHVRYPADMFKLQRNILGDYHVTNPATFFSGDDQWSTPADPTWSNEQVAAPPQPPYYLTMSVDGQDPAFTLYSTFIPRDGREVLYGYLSVNADAGGTAGEVADTYGQLTLQMLPKDRSIPGPGQVQNTFDTDDEVSRELNLLRQGASDVLNGNLLTLPVGGGLLYVQPVYLQSTGATSYPVLRKILVAFGDDIAFEDTLDEALDSLFGGDSGADAGDSGVDPTTEEPTDPGAEPGVDTDLEAQLDSSLQAAVTAMQERQAAYASGDVVAAAEADVRLTSALQQAVDISAQIDGTAVPEGTAPEGAAPEQSAPAEEPAPEESTAP
- a CDS encoding SRPBCC family protein: MARFSFSRSVDIAAPRERVHAFVDDFHEWTAWSPWEGVDPRLERRYSGAERGTGAEYGWSGNRRAGQGSMLIRSSSPERIDVELRFTKPFKATNDTRFDFADTPGGTRVTWTMSGENRGLSALIWKLMPMERELGKQFEQGLRDMKAAAESGRA